TCTGTGGAAACATGCTGCAGCGTCCTCGGATAATAAGTGAGACGATTCCGTGAACGAGGGACCAGACTGAGAAGGCCGCCACATCCAGCTCTCCTGCCGGCAGGCAGCCGGCCGCAATGCAGTCCTCTACGTTCTTTCTGAGGAGTTCATAGGAACGTCTGCCGGCTGTCCATTCT
Above is a window of Thermodesulfovibrionales bacterium DNA encoding:
- a CDS encoding TetR-like C-terminal domain-containing protein, which encodes EWTAGRRSYELLRKNVEDCIAAGCLPAGELDVAAFSVWSLVHGIVSLIIRGRCSMFPQKHLAAIAGGALEYSISKLRKGQR